A window of Adhaeribacter arboris genomic DNA:
ACGAGGTATTGCGTTATCTGCAAAAAAAATACACGCTGCATATTATTACCAATGGTTTTAAAGATGTTCAGGAAATTAAAATGACTTCCTCGAACCTGCACGAGTATTTTCAGGAAGTTATTACCTCGGAGTGCGTGAATTGCAGTAAGCCCGACCGCAAAATATTTGAATACGCTCTTAGCCGGGCTAATGTAAAAGCCGCCGAAAGTCTGATGATTGGCGATAGCCTGGAAGCGGATATCCTGGGCGCCAAAAATGCCGGGATGGACCAGATTTACTTTAATCCGGGTAAAAAACGGCATCACCAAAAAGTAACTTACGAAATTAGCTGCCTAAGCGAACTGATGCGGGTGCTTTAAGTTGGCGAATTATAAAGTTGAATGGTTGTAAAGTTTGAAAGTTGAATGGTTTGAAAGTTGAAAAGTATTCTGGCGCGAGTACTTCATTTGTGTCAGCCACATTTGACCTTAGGTTGGTAGAATATCAGAGCAGCTATTTCTGCATTTAAGTAAATCATTTACTTTAACCAGAACCTACTTACTAATAAACACTAGGCCAGCACTTCGCGTTAGTACATTATCTATGTATTAAAACAACAATGTAATCAGTCAGCAATTTAACTTTACAACCTTTAAACCTTCCAACTTTTTAACTTTTCAACCTGTAACTTACAACTAAAAAATAGCAATACCATGTCTGGATTTTTTAAGGTACCTCTGCCGGTAAACGAGCCGGTAAAAAACTACGCCCCGGGTTCGCCGGAAAGAAAAGAATTACAACAAACTTATAAAGAACTTAAATCACAGCAATTAGATATACCCATGTACATTGGTAATCAGGAGGTACGGAGCGGAAACAAGCTGCCGCTTACCCTGCCCCATGATCACCAGCACGTTTTAGGTTATTTCCACGAAGGCGATGCCAGCCACGTTAACCAAGCCATTGAGGCCGCTTTAGCGGCCCGGGAACAATGGGCTAGTACCCCTTGGCAAAGTCGGGCGGCCATATTTTTAAAAGCCGCTGAGTTACTTGCCGGACCGTGGCGGGCGCGTTTAAATGCCGCTACCATGCTGGGGCAATCTAAAAATGCCTACCAAGCCGAAATTGATTCAGCCTGCGAAATGATTGATTTTTTGCGTTTTAATGCTAAGTTCATGACGGAGATTTACGCCCAGCAACCCGAATCAAGTCCGGGCGTTTGGAACCGTTTGGAGCATCGACCGCTGGAAGGTTTCGTGTTTGCCTTAACCCCATTTAACTTTACCGCCATTGCCGGCAATTTACCCGCTGCCCCCGCCATGATGGGTAACGTAGTCGTTTGGAAACCCGCTTATACCCAGGTTTACGCCGCTCAGTTTTTAATGCAGTTATTCCGGACGGCCGGTTTGCCCGATGGCGTTATTAATTTAATTTATGTAGATGGTCCGGTAGCCGGTGAGGTTATTTTTAGTCACCGGCAGTTTGCGGGTATCCATTTTACGGGTTCTACCGGAGTTTTTAATAATATCTGGAAAACTATTGGCAACAACTTGCATTTGTACCGCGGCTACCCGCGCATTGTGGGCGAGACAGGGGGAAAAGATTTCATTGTGGCGCACCCATCCGCCAACGCTAAAGAAGTAGCAACCGGGATTACCCGCGGGGCTTTTGAATACCAGGGTCAGAAATGTTCGGCTGCTTCGCGGGCCTATATTCCGGCTAATCTATGGGAGGACGTAAAAAGCTCGATTGTCGAAGATTTGAAATCGTTTAAAATGGGTTCGCCGGAAGATTTTGGTAATTATATAAACGCGGTTATCGACGAAAAATCATTTAATAAAATTACCCAATACATTGAAGCGGCTAAAAATGACCCGGAAGTAGAAGTTATTGCCGGCGGCAATTTTGATAAATCCGTGGGTTACTTTATTGAACCAACCGTTTTATTAGTGCAAGATCCGGCGTATGTAACCATGTGTGAGGAAATATTCGGCCCAGTAATAACTATTTACGTGTACCAGGAAGCAGAATTTGAAGAAATACTGGAAGTAATTAATACCACTTCGCCTTATGCTTTAACGGGTTCGATTTTTTCCCGCGATCGTTATGCCATTGATGTAGCCACCGGTAAATTACTGCACGCTGCCGGTAACTTTTATATAAATGATAAACCTACCGGCGCCGTAGTCGGCCAGCAACCTTTTGGCGGCGCCCGGTCTTCTGGTACCAACGATAAAGCTGGTTCGGTATTTAATCTTATCCGCTGGACTTCTACCCGCACCATCAAGGAAACCTTTGTTCCCCCGGTAGATTACCGCTACCCGTTTCTGCAGCCAGAATAAGTAGTATAAGAAAAGCCTTGGATGTCTAAACTGCCAGGGCTTTTTTCTTGGTTTAACCTCTTATGGTTACTTGTTTATGAAATAAGATTAAAAAAATTTAACTTTTTACCTGCAGCAAAGACTGAATTTAAGTTGAGTTAATCCATGCCAAGCAGCCTACTCGACTGAATATAGAGTATCGCTGGTGAGGCAAAGTAGCTAATCTACTACCTCTTTTTTAATCATTTAAGTTTCAGAAAACAGTAGCGGTTAGTAAATGCATAATTAGCTTAGGCAGGAAAGTCTTAAAATTGAAGGAAATATTGGGCTTTTAAAGCCTCCAAATTCTTTTTTACTTTAACCCTAACTCAACTTGTGGGGCAGTTAGCGCGTAAACTTTTAGCACATGTGAATGCATGGCAAGAGTTTTAACTGTAAACCTTTAAAATGATGGCAACAAAAGATAGTGGAAATAGTCAGAGACAGAACACACCGAATGCACCTCAGATAGATAATATTGATGAGGTAACCAACGTAGATGAAAACAATCGCAATTTAGACGATGTAAATGATACTGGTGGCCGCATTGACGACGGTCAGGCCCATGATGATTTTAATGGCGGTGGCGACGTGTTAGGCCGGCGTGGCGGCGGTCCCGCTGAAAAAAGCGGTTTGGGTAAGGAACCAACCCCACACGGAAAACAACCTCATACTATAAGCGATAAAGATACCGGCCACGGCACCCACCGGGGCGGCACAGGCCCTGGCCACAGTGGCCAAAAAGGAAACCACCAGGGAGAAGATACGCAAAGTCCGGGACGGAATACACCCGGTAAGAACCGGAAGGAAGAATTAAATACCGGTAGCCTTGATAACCAGGCAGGTTTAAAAGAAGAAGGCGAAGGTGGTCAGCAACCCAGAAAAAGGTAATTAGTGAAACAGGATAGTATAACGGAAAAGGCTGCTCGTTTAAAAGCAGCCTTTTTATTTAGTAAACTAAAAATTTTTCTACTCTGCTTTACGGGCAATCTCGTTTAGAACACATTTTTGCGCAAACGAAATATTCGCGCAAATTTCATATTCCTCTAACTCCGAAAAAATTAATTCCTGAAAACGCAGATTGAGTAAAATCTCGTGCAAATCCTTCTGCAAAGCAAAAAATACCAAATGGTTAATAGCCGAATAAGATTTTTGTTCACAGGTTTGCAGCAAATTATAATTAAATACCAGCCGGCACATGGTATCTAAGTGCAAACACAGCTTTTCCAGGTATTGATCGTTGTAATTATTCTGGATGCCGTTTTCAAAAATTAAATGCAAAAAACGCATCCGGGCAAATAATAATTTATCGTCTTCCGTGCGGTACATCTGTACTACGTCGCCTACTAAGTATCCTTTGTCTTCAAAGAATTGCTTGCTCTCTTGAATGGTCATGTACTTAAAAAATTTAAACGGATTATACTCGTAATTTACAGGTATCTAATAAAAATCAAAAAATCTACTTTATAATTTTTTTGTTTCTTTTAAATACCCAAAATAAACTTGTTATCTGAATATAGTCATTGTTGATTGTTTTACTGATACTTACTACAAGCAACTATTTAGTATTTATTAATAAAGATATAAATATATTTATTGTGTTAATAGGTTTAAATAATATTACTATAATTAAAGATTTTTAACTCTGCGCAAAAGTTTGGTTGGTAGTTTTTAAAATTCTTTACCGGTATTGTTATAGAAAACTTAACCCTGGAATAAAGTCTTCGTAAAAAATAGAATCTAGCTTTACTAAAAGAGAGATTATTCATTTAAATCGAAAAACATGCACGAATATCAAAATAGAAACCGGAATGATCGGGACGATCATCTGGCAGAAAACCAACGGATAGGTAAGCGGATAGCCGAGGAAAACCGCAATCAAAATTGGAACGAGCAATACCGGAGTGGTCGCGATTATCATAATTCACCTGAGTCGAACAACGGAGGCCAACAGCACTATGGTGCCGATCCTAATAGTGCTTACCGGAATGCAAATATTAATTTTGGAGATAACCGGGATAACCGCGATAATTATAATCGTCAGCAGAATTTTCAGCAAAACAATCAACAACATTGGCCGGTAGACAGAGGGCAGGATAATTACCGCCACGAAGAGCGCGTTCGTGATAATCAATTTAATCAGGATAATCGGAACCGGAATAACTTTAATCCAGGCAATCGTTATTTAAACGATCGTTATCAAGCTAATCGCCCGGATCAAGGCGAACGTTATGATGTAAATAGGTATACCGAAAGCGATAACCGTTTTTACGCCGGCGAAGAACCGCGCCTGTTTGACGACCGCAAACAATTCCAAGCCGAAGATTATCGCTACGGCAGTGGTAACCGGCATTGGGAAGCACCCGGACACGATGAGGATTACGATGCCGACAATGATCGTAATAAAAACCGTCGCCGCCACAATGATCAACAGGACAACCGGGGCTTTTTCGGCCGGATAGCCGACCAGGTGCGCGAAGACTGGCGTACTTTTACGCATCCTGATGATGGCCAAAATCAGAATAATCAAAATAATCAGAATTGGCGGAGCGAACCCCGTAATTTTAATCGGGGATACGAATCAGGTCCACGTTGGGCGGACGAAGATGATTCCCAGCGCCGAAACAACGAGCGCCGCTCTAACCGCAATTACGACGAAGATAACCGCCGTTGGTAATAGAAAAGCTGGATTTTAATCCGGCTTTTTTATTTTAAGAATGGTTGCTCTTGGTGTATTGTTTTTGGTAATGTAAAGGACTCAATCCGGTTATAGCCTTAAATTGGTGATTAAAGTTGGATAAGGTTTTATAGCCGCATTCGTAACAGATTTGGGTAACCGCTAATTTTTCTTCAATGAGTAATTTACAAGCATGTCCAATCCGAATCTCGCTGACAAAATCATAAAATGTTTTATTCGCGCGGGCTTTAAAATACCGGCAAAAAGCCGATGGGCTCATGTTAGCTACGGCAGCTACTGTTTCCAGTGAGATAGTATTTTTAAAATTAGTTAGAACATAATCGTGTACCTGCTGCATCCGGGGCGTGTCAGATGATTTAAACGAGTTCGTAAAGCCAATGCTGGAAAGTAAGTTGCAATCGGTAGCCCTAGCTAAAGTATGTAGTATTTCCAGCAATACCAGAATCCGGTCGAAGCCGTTTAGTTGCCCTAATGCTTTTATATGATGCGTGAGAATTTCGCGGGTATAGCCGGTAACCTCTAAGCCTCGTTCCGATTGCTGCAGCAGGTTTTTTAAATTAAACATCTCCGGTTTATTAAAAAAGTCAGCCCCTAAAAAGTTGGCGTCAAAGTAAACTACAATGCCTTGTACTTGGCAATCGGGATTACTTTCAAAATAAACCGCGTCGCTCCGCCATAGGTGAGGCAGGTTAGGACCAGTAAAAACTAAATCGCCGGCTTCAAAATGTTTAATAGAGTCCCCAATAAAGCGCGTACCGGTGCCCTCCAAAACTAAAAATAATTGATATTCCGGATGAAAATGCCAGTTCGGGTCAAAGTACGGGTCATGCAACTCCTTTACGGTAAAGGAACCTGTAGTTTGATTGGGTGACTTCCGGATAACAGGTTTCATGGAGGTAGTTATGGTTGTATATTTTTAAATTTAGGAAAGTTTAGATGAATTTAAAATTAGAATGGCTGAAATAAAATAGGTTACGTGATGGTGCAAAATTACTTACTTGGAGCCTTTTCAAGTCTCCAGGCTGCGGTGCTATCTAGTTTGATATTTCAAGTTTTCCTCCTGGCCGGCGGGCTTCATTTGGCTCTTTCGGGCTGGTCTAAGCTTCTTTTGTTCGTCCCTCACAATGCCTTGTTCCTCGGCACCAGAACCTGAGAAGGCCCTCCACCGCCAAACTGCTGTTGTTTACACTTAGCTTCTGTCCTTCTTTTTTAAAGCATTTAGATAGGAAACAAGTACTTTTTTATATTTAGTTAAAATTGACAATGACTTTTCTAAGTAAGAAAGAAAAAAGACTTTAAAAAACTATATTTTAAGGAATGAGCTTCTTAAAATAAGAATTTACTCCTGCTTCTTTAAAACTGACGCCGGTATTCTTGCGGTGATTTGTGCTGGATTTCTTTAAAACGTCGGTTAAAGTTGGACAGGTTGCGGAAGCCGCTGGCGTAGCATATTTCGGCAATACTGCGGTTGGTTTCAATGAGCAGCTTACAAGCATGACCAATCCGGATTTCGTTTACGAACTGCGAAAAATTACGGCGAGTCCGTTTTCTAAAGTAATAGCAGAAAGCCGGTACGCTCAGGTGCGCCAGCGAAGCTGCGTGAGCTATTGATAGGTCTTCGGTAAAAGAATTAAACACGTATTGGCAAACGCTGTTAATCCGCTCGCAGTCGAAAGTATCCGCATACTGGCTAAAGCCCGCACTGGCTATTTGTTGCTGATCCGGTGAACTCGCCAGAAAATCTAGTAAAGCTAATAGTTCAAATAACCGTTTGGCTCCATTTAGTTGCAACAGACGCTGCATGCGGCAGGCTGTCTCAGCGCGGGTGTTTTTATCAAAAGTAATTCCCTGTTGGGCTTTATCGAGTAGCTTCCGGATGTTCGTCATTTCCGGCACCAGAAAGAAATTTTGTCCTAAGAATTGAGGATGAAACTGGATGACGATTGACTGGGAAACGAATCCCTTCCTTTGGTATTGTTTATCACTGTGCCAGTAATGAGGTAAATTAGAGCCGAGCAAGGCTAAGTCGCCGGGTTCAAAATCAGCAATAGAATCTCCTACAATGCGTTTGCCTTGCCCGGCTATTATTAAAGTAAGCTCCAATTCCGGATGAAAATGCAAAGGCGCATCGAAAGCCGGCAATTTAAATTCGCGAATAGTAAAAGACCCTTGCTCCGTTGCGGGTATTTTCTCTAATAAAGCTTTCATCCGTACTAATTTATATGAATTCATAAATTAATACGATACTTACTTTAATAAAGTATCAGTATTTGTAAATGGAAGGGTGGAACCTGGCTAATAATTTAGATTTCTTTGTTAAGAAAATAGCTCTTACTTTTTAATCTTACTAAGATGAACGAAACACTTGCTTCTCCCCAAACCCAAACGTACCCGCTTAGCTCCTTGGATATTGATTCGTATCAGCAAAATGGTCATATTCTACTGCGCGAAGTAGCCAGCCCGGAGGAGGTGAAGAGTTACCGTGCCGCTATTGACGAGGCGGTCGCGAAATACAACACCGAGACCCGCGCTTTAGCGGAACGCGATACCTACGGGAAAGCCTTTTTGCAGATTATGAACTTGTGGGAACAAGACGAAGCGGTACGCCGGTTTGTGTTGGCTAAACGCTTTGCCCAGATTGCCGCCGATTTAATGGGCTGCGCAAACGTGCGCATTTACCACGACCAAGCTTTGTTTAAAGAACCAGGCGGCGGTTTTACGCCCTGGCACCAGGACCAGTATTATTGGCCGCTCGATACCGATAAAACCATTACCCTTTGGATGCCGCTGGTAGATATAACCGAAGACATGGGAATTATAAAATTTGCTTCGGGTTCGCATACCGAAGGATACATTGATAAATTAGGTATTTCGGACGCTTCCCAGAACTTTCTGGAAGAGTACATTCAAAAGAATAACTTCCCGATTAGCACCACTTCTTACATGCAAGCCGGCGATGCTACTTTCCACTCTGGCTGGACTTTGCACGGTGCGCCGGGCAATAACTCCGGTACCATGCGCGAAGTAATGACTATTATTTACTTTGCCGATGGAGCAAAAGCCATCGAACCCGATAACAAAAACCGCCAAGCCGACCTGGAACGCTGGTTACCCGGCGTAAAACCCGGCGAATTAGCTGCTAGTCCGCTAAATCCGTTGGTGCTGTAAAAGTAGATCTCTACCATAAGGCAAGCCAATTAAAATATTCTTTACCGGAACCGGAAAAAGCCAGGGCACTAAATATTTAATGCCCTGGCTTTTTATGTACCTAAACTAAATTTTAAAATTAATTAAAGCTGTTGGCAAAGTAGCTTCGGGGTAACAAACAGCCAGACTTTACAACAATCTAATCATAAAACTTAAAAACATTTCCTGTATATTATACCGGATGTTTCCGAAAGCCTAAGAAACTAGTCAAGATACAGTCAATTTCGGTTAAAAAACAGGCAGTATGGCAGCTAATAAATTAGTAAACTTGTAAAAGCGTCTTAGTTTTAGTGGCTTAATTTAGTAATATTATAAATTTTTGTAGGTAGGAAAGCAAAATATGCACATGAAACGTAGTATTAATCTAGTTCTCTTAATTGCACTGGTGGTGGGTAGTTGTATGAAAAACCCCAATACCAGCCAAAGCAGTAGTCAGGCTCTCCGGCGGGTAGAGGTTTTGTTTTTAGGGCATAAAAGCGAGCACCACAACTCCGATAAATATGCCCCCACCTTGGCTACTGCCTTGTTTAGTCGCGGCATTAATATCACCTATACCACCAACCCCGCTGATCTGAACCCGGAAAATTTAAAAAAATACGATGGTTTAATCATTTACGCCAACCACGAAACCATTGCGCCAGAACAGGATAAAGCTTTAACGGAGTTTGTGGAGAGCGGCAAAGGATTTATTCCCATCCATTGTGCTTCGTTTTGTTTCCAAAACTCCGAGAACTACATTAAAATGGTAGGCGGCCAATTTAAAACGCATAAAACCGGCGACTTTACCGCGAAGATTACGGATGCCAAGCACCCGACTATGCAAGGCATTACGGAGTTCTCTACCTGGGACGAAACCTACGTACACGATAAATTAAATCCCGATAATAAAATACTGATGACCCGCGACGAAGGAGGCCGACCGGAGCCCTGGACGTGGGTACGGGAGCAAGGCAAAGGCCGCGTGTTTTATACCGCCTACGGCCACGACGAGCGCACCTGGAACAACCCCGGCTTTCAGAAATTAATTGGTAACGGCGTTTTATGGGCCGTGGGCGATAAGGTAAGTAAACAAGTAGAGAAGCTCGCTTTACCCACTTTAACTTACGTAGATGCCGCCGTACCAAACTATGAAAAACGCGATCCGGCGCCTAAATTTCAAAATCCGTTAAGCCCTTCGGAGTCGCAGAAACTCATTCAGGTACCCGTTGATTTCGATTTGCAGTTATTTGCCGCCGAGCCGGATATTATCAATCCTATTTCCATGGCCTGGGACGAACGCGGCCGTTTGTGGGTAATTGAAACCGTAGATTATCCCAACGAAGTACGCGAAGAAGATGGCGTTGGCGACGACCGCATTAAAATTTGTGAAGATACCAACAACGACGGCAAAGCCGATAAGTTTACCATTTTCGCGGATAAGTTAAATATTCCTACCAGCATTGTTTTTGCCAACGGCGGCATAATAATTTCGCAGGCGCCGGTATTCCTGTTCTTAAAAGATACCAATGGCGACGACAAAGCCGATGTGCGCGAAGTAATTCTGGAAGGTTGGGGAAAATCAGATACGCACGCCGGACCATCTAACTTAAAATACGGCCTGGATAACAAAATCTGGGGCACGGTAGGTTACTCGGCTTTTAAAGGCACCGGCAAAAATCAGAATCTTGCTTTCAGCCAAGGCTTGTATCGCTTTAACCCCGATGGTAAAAATTTAGAATTTTTAGCGAAAACCAGCAACAACACCTGGGGCTTAGGCTTCAACGAAAACTTTGATGTGTTTTTATCCACGGCCAATAATACGCACAGCGCTTATTATTACATGCCCGATAAAAATTTAAAAAGAGTGCTGGTAGGCGGCAGCGGCGCGCAAGGCATTAAAAAAATTGACGGCCACTACGATATGCATACCATGACGCCTAATTTGCGCCAGGTAGATGTTCACGGCGGCTTTACCGCGGCCGCTGGTCATAACTTATACACGGCCCGTAACTTCCCGAAAGAATACTGGAACCGCATTGCATTTGTATGCGAACCAACCGGCCGGGTGGTACATAACGCCATTATGGAGCCAAGTGGTGCCGGTTACGTAGAAAAAGACGGCTGGAACTTTATGGCTTCTTCCGATGAGTGGATGGGTCCGGTACACGCCGAAGTTGGTCCGGATGGCGCCGTTTGGGTAGCCGACTGGTACGATTTCATTATTCAGCACAACCCTACCCCAACCCCGGAGCGCGGTGGTTACCAAGCCGAAAACGGTAAAGGCAACGCGTACATTAACCCGTTACGCGACCACGACAAAGGCCGAATTTACCGTGTAGTTTACAAAAACGCCAAACCCTACGATCCGGTTAAATTAGACAAAACCAAACCCGAAACCTTAGTAGCTGCTTTAAACAACGATAATATGTTTTGGCGTACTACGGCCCAGCGCTTAATCGTAGAAGGTAAACACCAATCCGTATTACCCGAACTGTACAAAATAGCCGCTAATCAAAGTGTAGATGAAATTGGCGTAAATGCCCCGGCGGTACACGCTCTCTGGACCATGCATGGTTTAGGCGCTTTATCGGGTTCTAACCAGGAAGCCTTACAGGTTGCAATTAAAGCCTTATCGCACCCGGCGGCCGGCGTTCGTAAAACAGCTATTCAGGTTCTGCCTAAAACTCCGGAAGTAAAGCAAGTTTTATTAAAATCCAACCTGATTAATGACCCTGCCCAGCCCACCCGCTTAACGGCTATTCTGGCTTTGGCCGAAATGCCGGCTGCCGCCGATATTGGTCAGGCTATTTATGCAGCTAGTTTGTTACTCGAAAACGATCAGGAGCCCGCCATTGCTCAGGCGTTATTTGTAGCTACCGCTAAACACCAGGCTGGCTTTAAAGAAGCGATGCAAAAAGACGGTAAAGCTGCTGAATCAGCTTCGGCTGGTTTAGTACCTCGTATTACTCAAAGCTTAGATAAAGATGTACGTTTACTGGAAAGATGGTCCCGGATGCCGGCCGCCGAAGCTCCGAATGTGGCCGGTAAGGAAATAACCATTAAATCAACGGTAATAAAACCAAGAAGCGGTAAACCAAGCGGCGTCATTATGACTCACGGCGACACCAATCAGGGCTACGGATTGTACATAGACGAGGATAAGGTAAATCTTTTGGTGAAACAAAACGGCAAAGCTTATTCCGTTTCGGCACCGGTTCCCCAGGAAAACCGCTTCGAAGTAGTGGCCCAGTTAGCCCAAAACGGCAAGTTGGCTTTGCAACTCGATGGTAAAACTATGGCGGAAGGCAAAGTTCCTGGTTTGTTTAAGCAACCGCTTACTTCCGATTTAGTAATCGGGATGGGAGGTAAAGACGAAAAGAAGTTTGGCCCTTATAAAGACGATTTTAATTTCGACGGCAATTTATCTAATACCTTCCTGGAAGTTGGTTCGATTGTAGTTACCGCCGTTCCCACTACCGAAAAAGCGGATGTTACCATTAACCTGAAAGTGGTGAAAGACCAAATGCAGTTCGATAAAAAATCGTTCACGGTAAAAGCTGGTCAGGTAGTAGAACTGGTGCTGGAAAACCCTGACTTTATGCAACACAATTGGGTTCTGGTAATGACCGGTATGACCGATAAAGTAGGTGCCGCTGCCGATAAATTAGCGGCTGACCCGAAAGGAGCCGAGAAGAATTACGTTCCTAAAATGACCGAAG
This region includes:
- a CDS encoding YjjG family noncanonical pyrimidine nucleotidase, yielding MKLFPLKTYKHLFFDLDHTLWDFEKNAEETIVVLYNQFDLAKFGKFSSTDFYKKYSYVNHRMWRLYHEGKITQQQLRTNRFEQTLLKLGLTPAQIPTGLPEAFTTLCPTKTAVFPYTYEVLRYLQKKYTLHIITNGFKDVQEIKMTSSNLHEYFQEVITSECVNCSKPDRKIFEYALSRANVKAAESLMIGDSLEADILGAKNAGMDQIYFNPGKKRHHQKVTYEISCLSELMRVL
- the pruA gene encoding L-glutamate gamma-semialdehyde dehydrogenase, which encodes MSGFFKVPLPVNEPVKNYAPGSPERKELQQTYKELKSQQLDIPMYIGNQEVRSGNKLPLTLPHDHQHVLGYFHEGDASHVNQAIEAALAAREQWASTPWQSRAAIFLKAAELLAGPWRARLNAATMLGQSKNAYQAEIDSACEMIDFLRFNAKFMTEIYAQQPESSPGVWNRLEHRPLEGFVFALTPFNFTAIAGNLPAAPAMMGNVVVWKPAYTQVYAAQFLMQLFRTAGLPDGVINLIYVDGPVAGEVIFSHRQFAGIHFTGSTGVFNNIWKTIGNNLHLYRGYPRIVGETGGKDFIVAHPSANAKEVATGITRGAFEYQGQKCSAASRAYIPANLWEDVKSSIVEDLKSFKMGSPEDFGNYINAVIDEKSFNKITQYIEAAKNDPEVEVIAGGNFDKSVGYFIEPTVLLVQDPAYVTMCEEIFGPVITIYVYQEAEFEEILEVINTTSPYALTGSIFSRDRYAIDVATGKLLHAAGNFYINDKPTGAVVGQQPFGGARSSGTNDKAGSVFNLIRWTSTRTIKETFVPPVDYRYPFLQPE
- a CDS encoding AraC family transcriptional regulator, producing MKPVIRKSPNQTTGSFTVKELHDPYFDPNWHFHPEYQLFLVLEGTGTRFIGDSIKHFEAGDLVFTGPNLPHLWRSDAVYFESNPDCQVQGIVVYFDANFLGADFFNKPEMFNLKNLLQQSERGLEVTGYTREILTHHIKALGQLNGFDRILVLLEILHTLARATDCNLLSSIGFTNSFKSSDTPRMQQVHDYVLTNFKNTISLETVAAVANMSPSAFCRYFKARANKTFYDFVSEIRIGHACKLLIEEKLAVTQICYECGYKTLSNFNHQFKAITGLSPLHYQKQYTKSNHS
- a CDS encoding AraC family transcriptional regulator codes for the protein MNSYKLVRMKALLEKIPATEQGSFTIREFKLPAFDAPLHFHPELELTLIIAGQGKRIVGDSIADFEPGDLALLGSNLPHYWHSDKQYQRKGFVSQSIVIQFHPQFLGQNFFLVPEMTNIRKLLDKAQQGITFDKNTRAETACRMQRLLQLNGAKRLFELLALLDFLASSPDQQQIASAGFSQYADTFDCERINSVCQYVFNSFTEDLSIAHAASLAHLSVPAFCYYFRKRTRRNFSQFVNEIRIGHACKLLIETNRSIAEICYASGFRNLSNFNRRFKEIQHKSPQEYRRQF
- a CDS encoding phytanoyl-CoA dioxygenase family protein; the encoded protein is MNETLASPQTQTYPLSSLDIDSYQQNGHILLREVASPEEVKSYRAAIDEAVAKYNTETRALAERDTYGKAFLQIMNLWEQDEAVRRFVLAKRFAQIAADLMGCANVRIYHDQALFKEPGGGFTPWHQDQYYWPLDTDKTITLWMPLVDITEDMGIIKFASGSHTEGYIDKLGISDASQNFLEEYIQKNNFPISTTSYMQAGDATFHSGWTLHGAPGNNSGTMREVMTIIYFADGAKAIEPDNKNRQADLERWLPGVKPGELAASPLNPLVL
- a CDS encoding PVC-type heme-binding CxxCH protein; this translates as MKRSINLVLLIALVVGSCMKNPNTSQSSSQALRRVEVLFLGHKSEHHNSDKYAPTLATALFSRGINITYTTNPADLNPENLKKYDGLIIYANHETIAPEQDKALTEFVESGKGFIPIHCASFCFQNSENYIKMVGGQFKTHKTGDFTAKITDAKHPTMQGITEFSTWDETYVHDKLNPDNKILMTRDEGGRPEPWTWVREQGKGRVFYTAYGHDERTWNNPGFQKLIGNGVLWAVGDKVSKQVEKLALPTLTYVDAAVPNYEKRDPAPKFQNPLSPSESQKLIQVPVDFDLQLFAAEPDIINPISMAWDERGRLWVIETVDYPNEVREEDGVGDDRIKICEDTNNDGKADKFTIFADKLNIPTSIVFANGGIIISQAPVFLFLKDTNGDDKADVREVILEGWGKSDTHAGPSNLKYGLDNKIWGTVGYSAFKGTGKNQNLAFSQGLYRFNPDGKNLEFLAKTSNNTWGLGFNENFDVFLSTANNTHSAYYYMPDKNLKRVLVGGSGAQGIKKIDGHYDMHTMTPNLRQVDVHGGFTAAAGHNLYTARNFPKEYWNRIAFVCEPTGRVVHNAIMEPSGAGYVEKDGWNFMASSDEWMGPVHAEVGPDGAVWVADWYDFIIQHNPTPTPERGGYQAENGKGNAYINPLRDHDKGRIYRVVYKNAKPYDPVKLDKTKPETLVAALNNDNMFWRTTAQRLIVEGKHQSVLPELYKIAANQSVDEIGVNAPAVHALWTMHGLGALSGSNQEALQVAIKALSHPAAGVRKTAIQVLPKTPEVKQVLLKSNLINDPAQPTRLTAILALAEMPAAADIGQAIYAASLLLENDQEPAIAQALFVATAKHQAGFKEAMQKDGKAAESASAGLVPRITQSLDKDVRLLERWSRMPAAEAPNVAGKEITIKSTVIKPRSGKPSGVIMTHGDTNQGYGLYIDEDKVNLLVKQNGKAYSVSAPVPQENRFEVVAQLAQNGKLALQLDGKTMAEGKVPGLFKQPLTSDLVIGMGGKDEKKFGPYKDDFNFDGNLSNTFLEVGSIVVTAVPTTEKADVTINLKVVKDQMQFDKKSFTVKAGQVVELVLENPDFMQHNWVLVMTGMTDKVGAAADKLAADPKGAEKNYVPKMTEVIAATDLVNPEGRTVIRFKVPEKKGDYPYVCTFPGHWRIMNGVMKVI